In Pseudomonadota bacterium, a single genomic region encodes these proteins:
- a CDS encoding DNA-directed RNA polymerase subunit omega — MARITVEDCLENVENRFELISLASKRAKQIVAQKKSLLDNYKNRPIVMALREIAAKRVWSVINQD, encoded by the coding sequence ATGGCGAGAATAACGGTAGAAGATTGTCTTGAGAATGTGGAAAATCGTTTCGAGCTTATATCTTTAGCGTCAAAGCGGGCAAAACAGATTGTCGCGCAGAAAAAATCATTGTTGGATAATTATAAAAATCGTCCGATAGTCATGGCTTTGCGAGAAATTGCCGCCAAGCGAGTATGGTCTGTGATAAATCAGGATTGA